A window of the Bacillota bacterium genome harbors these coding sequences:
- a CDS encoding P-II family nitrogen regulator, producing the protein MRKIEAVIRSDKLEAVKEALNKFGIQGMTVSQVMGCGLQRGRTEVYRGHEYSINLLPKVKIEIALHDDSVDEVVRLIMETARTGEIGDGKIFIYPLDNAIRIRTGDTGTTAV; encoded by the coding sequence GTGCGAAAGATTGAAGCCGTTATCCGGTCTGACAAACTTGAAGCGGTAAAGGAGGCCCTCAACAAGTTCGGCATTCAGGGTATGACCGTCTCCCAGGTTATGGGCTGCGGACTGCAGCGCGGCAGGACCGAGGTTTACCGCGGTCACGAATACAGCATCAACCTCCTCCCGAAGGTTAAGATTGAAATCGCACTCCATGATGATTCCGTGGACGAGGTCGTACGACTCATTATGGAAACCGCGCGGACCGGGGAAATCGGCGACGGGAAGATTTTCATTTATCCGCTGGATAACGCCATTCGCATTCGAACCGGCGATACAGGAACCACAGCCGTTTAA
- a CDS encoding HIT family protein, with product MTDCIFCKLPKEAVMAENELAFTIYDKYPVNPGHVLVLPRRHYSSCFDITEEELSALHSLVLDIKKVLDDKYSPDGYNIGINVGECAGQVVRHVHLHVIPRFNGDSPRPGGLRRVKNPATPWERESEV from the coding sequence ATGACGGATTGCATCTTTTGCAAACTTCCTAAAGAAGCCGTTATGGCGGAAAACGAACTGGCGTTTACGATTTACGACAAGTACCCTGTAAACCCCGGACACGTGCTGGTGCTTCCGAGACGTCACTACAGTTCCTGTTTCGACATTACAGAAGAGGAGCTGTCAGCGCTTCACAGTCTTGTGCTCGATATAAAAAAGGTTCTGGACGATAAATACAGCCCCGACGGGTACAACATCGGGATTAACGTAGGGGAATGCGCGGGACAGGTAGTCCGGCATGTCCACCTCCACGTCATACCGCGCTTTAACGGCGATTCGCCCCGTCCGGGAGGACTGAGGCGTGTTAAGAACCCGGCGACACCCTGGGAGAGGGAATCGGAGGTATAA
- a CDS encoding DUF1614 domain-containing protein — protein sequence MGLFLPLIFILLLPFFFFLLYFHVAAFSLTRLGLSPEGAMLFFGLCLIGGVINIPVSRQQTAFERRPVFVLPFFYYNAPRVQTRTIAVNLGGAILPGLFSLYLLGRAPLGATILAVIAVSLVAKKLARPVPGVGITLPAFIPPLVAAAAAIVFAGGNAAPVAYISGVWGTLIGADLLNWPRFRDMGTLFLSIGGAGVFDGIFLVGIIAAFLT from the coding sequence ATGGGCCTTTTTTTACCTCTGATATTTATTTTGCTGCTTCCGTTTTTTTTCTTTTTACTATACTTTCACGTTGCGGCCTTTTCCCTGACCAGACTGGGGCTGTCTCCCGAGGGCGCCATGCTTTTCTTCGGCCTCTGCCTCATCGGAGGCGTTATAAACATCCCGGTTTCCCGCCAACAAACGGCCTTTGAGCGCAGACCCGTTTTCGTCTTACCCTTTTTCTACTACAACGCGCCGCGGGTCCAGACGCGGACCATCGCGGTGAACCTCGGCGGGGCGATACTTCCCGGACTCTTCAGTCTTTACCTTCTCGGAAGAGCGCCCCTTGGCGCCACGATTCTTGCCGTGATAGCGGTCTCATTAGTGGCGAAAAAGCTCGCGCGTCCGGTCCCCGGTGTAGGAATTACCCTCCCGGCTTTCATCCCCCCGCTGGTGGCTGCGGCGGCCGCCATAGTTTTTGCCGGCGGAAACGCCGCCCCGGTGGCCTACATCTCGGGAGTATGGGGCACACTCATCGGGGCGGACCTGTTAAACTGGCCTCGTTTCAGAGACATGGGAACGCTTTTTCTTAGCATCGGGGGCGCCGGAGTTTTTGACGGTATTTTTCTGGTGGGAATCATAGCGGCTTTTCTCACTTAA